The Pseudoalteromonas rubra nucleotide sequence ATTTTTAATCTGAATGTCTTGTTGGTATACAACATTATTATCAGCTTCAATTAGACTTGCAAAAGCATCAGGCATGACGGATGCCGTCCCCAATGCAAATGCAATGGATAAATAGAGAGGTTTCATATTTTATTCCCTTAATATGGAGAGTGTTTTGAGCAAACGCTCAGGTCCCACCCGCGATATGCAAGTGCAACCCTACAGCAATTCCTTCAATTACGTTGGGTGGAGCACCATACAGGTTTGAGTCGTGATGCTTTTTGCTTGATAGGCAGATAAACCTAACGGTTCAATATATGTATAAATTCGTGAGCTCATTTCAGAAATTGCCTCAAAACAAGTCTGGGTGCCAAAAGAGTGCGAAATAGCGTTTGATAAAAGGCTGTGCTCCAAGCCATTTCCGCATAAGGATTGTTCAAAATCTTCCGAAGATTGTATGTTACTTTGGACAAGACTGTTGATGAATTTCACTTTATTACCACTATGAATTTCGAAACCATAGTCAGTAGGCAGCATTTCGTCTGTGCCTGAAAAGTTGACTTTGACATCTAAAACTTGGCCCTCACTAATACCTCCGCAGGAAAATAAGAAGCTATATCTGCCACCAACAACCACACGCATCATTGTTTTGCCTGGCTGAAACCCCTCAGGTAGAGTAAAGGCAACCTGCCCCGAGTCCGTTACCACCTCTTTTCGATACACTTCTCGTTCTTCAAAAACACCATTACGGTTGGTATCTAGCATCACTATCGCTTGGTGTCCGACAGCATTTACGCCTAGTTCAATTATATTTTTTTGCTTCAAGTATAAGCTCAAGGGCTGGTCCAGAACCTCCTGATAGCTCTCCGGTAATAGCGAAAGACTTTGATGATTAATCAAAACCTTGTTCATCATGTCTAATCTTTCACCTCCAAACCACGGCGGACATATCACTCCCAGCGGACGTGAGTAATAATCACGGTAAGCAAGCAACTCCTTATTGTCTGTTTTCACTACTTTTAACTTAAAACGCGTAAGCAAATCGGGCTCAACATCATGTGCCCTTTGTAAAAACGGGTAAATCGCATCACTGGAATTACGCTCCCAGCGTTCGGTGCTTCCATTACCCCAATCAACAGCGATGCTTTCAATTTCATTAATGGGAAGAGTATCGATCTGGTAGCCAAATTCATCGTACTGAGGTACAGTCATGACCGCCAAATTGGAAATTTCAGACGTCTGCGCCACCAGCCCTACCAAGTGCAACGCCTCATCGACGTTCTTCTGTGCTTCCTGTCTAGATTTGCTCACAACATCTGAATCTGCAACCAACATCAAGCAAACTGATGCATCATCCAAACTGGCGTGAGCTGGCAGACAAGATACATTAGCTTTCAGGTATAACTTAAATGCTTCTTCAATTGTCCAGCCGAAAGTTTTTACGAGCTCATAAAACACTTTTCTGAAAATACCGCCCAAGTCATAATGAGACATGTTTGCACGATACATTATCAGATGGTCGATACTACGACCATCCAGTGACGGAAGGGCAAAGTAACGCTGCCCTATGTCATGAGACTTAACATCCCAACCTAGCCACCACTTTTTATCGGTTTGCGGGTAACCCGTCCCATCAAGTACTTGCTTTAAAAATGGTTCCGATTGGCTAAAACTCCCCCCTACACTACGCTGCAAGTAGTCCAGCACAGCAAGGCCTGTAATATCAGAGAATGCTTCATTAAAAGCGCCAGATTCACCTTGACTATCCAACCGACTATTCCAATGTGTCACGGCATGCGCAGCCTCGTGCGCTATTACACTCAACGTAGTTAACGAATAATTTAAGTAGCTATCCCCATTACCAAAATTGGTATAGGTACCATCCCAATAAGCTTGAGTCATGCCAAGTGAATTCTGGTGCACCCTTTGTTTCAAGGTTTGAAGACAGTAGCCATTCTCTACACAATGTACATTTTGTTCTGGAAATAACTCATTCAGCTGCTTATGAAAAAACTGCATTGTTAGCCCACCATAAAAGTGAGCTTCATTCTCAGGACTGTAACTAAACAAATGATAGTAAGCTTCATCGACTTTGGTACGCTCAAAGCTTTCAGGCTTACCGTTACAGTCAAATTCATAAGGTTCTGTTTGATGAATAAGGAAGTTAATAGTCTGCACATACGGGTTTTCCAAAAAACAACTTCCACCTTCTTTTCTCACCACAAAAGGATAACCGCTGAATTCTGCGAAGATGAGTGGGCTATCTGTATCACTTACATCATTAAACAACAGTTCAGTTGAAGCGCTGGTCGTTTCATCGTATTGATATCCAAGACAAGCCTCCATGGTCGCCGGTTGCGGTGAGTAACATATGGCACCCATTTTTTCATTGCCACCAATGCCACCAGCAGCCACATATCGGCCCTCATCAGAAAAATGATCAACCCCCTGCTCAGATTGAAGTACACTGAGTGTATCAGCACTGATAGTGAGTCTATGTATGCCCTTTTTCGAAGTGGCAGTGACCTGAAACACACCAATCAAGCGGCCTTGCCAAACCATGTAAGCTCGGCCGAAATCCTGAAATTGAGTCTCCGGGGTTATGCTTGGATCGGCAAGCAGTCGTTGCCTGATTTCCAACAGGGAACTATGAAAGTACTGACCATCCAGAGCCTTCTTTACCTCTTTCACCCTCAATGCAGCCCCAAGGCCCTGTAGGATCTGGCCCGCACTGTTCCTGACGAGTACAAATTGCCCATCGATCACCGGCTTATCTCGATAAAGAACCTGATAATGCTCGAACCGTTTGGCTGTTCCTATAGTTTTTACGTGCTGATAAGTAAGCCCTTTTTCGGCAGGTCCAGTCTTCAACGCAAAGGGTTCTACCCGGACTTGCGCCTGCAATACTTCCTCAATTTCCTGCCACAGATGCTGTTGATTTAGTAGCGTGTGCTTGTCGACCCATTGTGTATCAGCGTAACTCAGACAACTGAAACAGCACAAAAAGGCCACCATGGGGACTTTGTTAATAGGCATTCACTCTCTCCCTGAATACACATAGTTTAAAAAATAGACTTTTCCTTGTAAGTTTGTGACCCGGCTATAGCGCTAACACTATGAAGTAATTACTTCTTTTTATAGGGTGTTCAAACCTAACGCATTACGTCATAAAAGCGTAATTTACAAACACCGAAAATGAAACAAAAAACAAACAACCTGTTAAAATTTCATATTCGCACTCGCACTTTAATCACGCTCAGACTAAACAGACAAGCTCTAAACCTAGTCAGTTTGTATGCTGGTATTTTACGAACAATCAGAAGATTATTCCGTTATACAAAAATAAATGCGCTCTTTGATTGAAAAGTTAATTGATACTTCAGAAAGTTAAGCGGGCCCGAAGTTTTCATAGAAGGGAAACTATTTGCTTTTTTAGAACTTAAACACCAAACACAACCCTGCGTTTGGTGTACAAAAGTTAATGTGATCATACATTGAAGCGGCCACCATAAGCCAGGTACAGCAAGCTTTGCATCTGTACCGACGCTTTATCACTGGTACAGATATCAAAAACAACCAAAAACCAAGTCTGAGCGGGGCGCATTACCCCTGCCAGTACTTAGCAAACAACTGTGGGTAGGTTTGCTTTAACACTTTGGGTTTATTTTTAAACTGTTTGCCCTGTGGCGCATAGTTCACGGTGTTGTGATATGGCAATTCCTGCTCGGTTTTTTGCTCATAGAGCAGTCCTGCTGTCAGATCTAATTCGTCGCAATACGGATAGGGCAAATTGTCGCGCAGGGGCATGTCATCAATGTTTGCCAGGCTATCTGGCTGGGCCAGCACCTGATCGACCAGCTCTTCACCCTGAGTCAGTAACCAGTTACAAAAATCCAGAAAGTCATATTCGCTGTTACAACCGCAAATAACATAGGCTGCGCCCCATATATCCCAGTGCCATAAACGTCTGAGCTGTTTACTGTAGTGGCTATCAAAATCAGCGACATCAGTATCAGAGAGCGTCTCGAGCCTGGCTTTTAATTGAGCCGCTTTGCCTTTGGTTTGGTTATCAATGGCAATGAGCTGCCAGAATTGAGTCTGATCCATGGAATAAAACACATCAGGAAGTAATAGAGCGATCTTACCACAGCCCACCAACTGAAAGGTATGTTATGACGAATTACAGGCACAAAAAAAGCAAGCCTTAGCTTGCTTTTTCTTTTAAGCCATAAATTATAGCTTAACGATTTCTTCTGCCTGAGGGCCTTTTTGACCTTGAGTCAGTTTGAACTCAACGCGCTCGCCTTCAGCTAGTGTACGGAAGCCGTCACCTTTGATAGCACTGAAGTGTGCAAAGACATCTGGGCCATTTTCCTGAGCGATGAAACCAAAGCCTTTTGATTCGTTAAACCACTTTACGGTACCTGTTAAAGTATTAGACATGATAGTAAATCCTGAATATTAAAATGATGCCAATCCTTAAAAGCTAACCTCTGCCCTGTTGCAAAGGATCCTTCTATACAAAAAACTGGCAAACCTATGCCCATGTGGGCGCATAGACCTAAATTTTGCCGGTGATAAAACTTCAGGACGGTACTACTACAAGCAAAAACTTATACAACAACGTAATGGAGATTTATAAACACTGACCCAAATTCTGTCTACGTTCATCTTATCGGGCTGCCCCTCTAAGTCAACTAATTTTTAATCATATTTATTAATTCTTAATGACACTAACAAGTCGCTTTCAAGGCAGAGGAGACAAGGGTGTACCTTTTTTATTTTAGCTAATTGGTGGGACTATGATCGAGGGCAAATTGTGGTTAATTTAACCTGATATAACACCTTTGGAGACTATGCTTTGCATCCAAACTGGGTATAATTCTGCGAAGTTCTCGCGAGGCGTTTTTTATGCTCAAAAAAATTTTTAGCCTAATAGCCAAAGTTATCACCTTGTGTACTTTTAGTGCATCACTATTTGCCACACCATTAACAATCTCTTACCTTCAACATCCAAGTGTGCGCGATCAGGCCCTGCCTTTAATCCAGGCCGCTTACAACCAGGCAGGAATTAAGGCCAATTTTGTAGCCATGCCAGCACACCGCGTACTGCACGAAATTACAGCACAACACACCGATGGTGATGTGATCCTGGCACGAGAGATTTTCGCCCCTTTTAAAGATGTTATTGCTGTCGGGCCTGCTTTAACGGAAGTGGAATTTATCCTCTTATGTGTTGCGAATGTACCGTGCGATAACTCAGTATTGGTGGCAACGCCCAGCACCATAGTCGCAACCGATCAGTCCAAACGTGTTTTGCTCAATAAGTATCCGCACGCGAACAGAAACACCTTTTACCATATAAACAACCTGGCCAAGTTGCCCGAGCTGCTGAACGTACATCGGTTTGACTATGCAATATTTGTGGTTTCTACTCAGTGGCCGCTCCCAGACTCACTGTCTCATTTACATGTGCACCACTTATTTCGCTCCAAAGCCTACCATGTGATGCACAAAAAGCATGCTGGGCTTGCAGCGCAACTTGCTCTGGCTATCTCAACAGTCAAAGCGCAAAAAGGGCTCTGATTCTAATCCTCTATGGGCTCTGATTGTGCATGGGTCACAGGAAAGCGTAACATGATACATAACCCACTTTGATTGCAATTTACATAAACGGTCCCACCAAGATCATTCATAGCAATGCGTTTGACGTGAGCCAGACCCAGTCCTGAGCCAGCCACTTGCTTTTTGGTCGAATAAAAGGGGGCAAATATGTCTTCAGGATGAACCAACTTCACCCCAACCCCATTATCACTAAACCTGAGCTTAAGCTCAGCTTGTTTTACTTTTACAGCGATTGTAATCGTTGGCCGATCACCCCCTGAAAATGCATGTTCAATTGCGTTTGTAATGAGATGATTTAACGCCTCGATGAGACTGGCAGGCTTTAGATACAGGAGCACATCAGCGCTTTGCTCAACGTCAATATTCAGCACAACATTGTGCATCGCCAAAGAAGACTCCCAAACACTTTCCAGTGATTTAAATACATCGGTAATGCGGCATACCCTGGTTACACCATCATGCCCCTGAACAATTGACTGCTTAAGCCTGTCTATTTTGTCATCAATATGATGGAGATTACGTGATAATAAGTCAGCAGCCTGGTGAATGCATGCTGCCTGCTTTTGTACCTCAGGTAAAAGCACAGGGTTTTGTTGCAGTAAGCGGCTAAGCTGCTCTGCTGATTCACTCAACATGGATGCCGAAGTCACACTGACCCCCAGCGGCGTATTCAATTCATGGGCCAGCCCCATGGTCATCAGAGCTTGCTCTTTAAAAGCTTCTTTGTGATCATGTTCCTTTTGCTGTGACAACATTCTGAGTTGTAGCTCGAACAGGTGCTTAAGGGAACTCAGCATGGCTCTGGCCATAGTGCCAAAAGTATTTTCTTTACTGTCCAGAACACAGACTGTGCCAAAGACAGAGTCATCAACATTTTTTATGGGTAAGCCAAGATAAGCAATCATGTTGAGCTTAATATCTGGGTTGTGGTCCCAGACAGGGTCTGCCAAAGCGTTGGGCACACAGAGTTCGCTTTCTGCCTTTATGACGGTTTCACAATATAACCCTGAGCGCTCCCAGCATTCACTGTCACCAATTTCGTACGGGTTTTCTTTATTGAGGCTTTTGTTGAACACGCTCAAATGCGGCCCGTTGAGCTTCATGATCAATGCCACCGGAACTTCCAATAGTTCGGCAACCCGGCTTAAAAGCTCGTTCCATTGCATCACCAGCTGATCTGATAAAGTATTGGTGTTCACTCGCTTGCTCCTCACAAGCCCTTTTCCTGGCAACATGCCTGTCAGACTTGCTCTGTGAGTATAGCCTGCTCACACCATTTTAAAATTCAAACTCTAATGCCAGCCTGAAGCTATGATCTTTGCTCACCTGACTCAATTCTGTGACAAAGCCAATTTCCCACTTGAGCTGTTTTTGACCCTGAAAACGGTGTAACCCAATCACAGCAGGCCCCACTCCCACAAAGTCTTCTCCGGTATAAACTTCAATTGCCGGCTGAAAAGCACTTATCCAACGATAGCGATATTGAGCACGGAACTCGGCCTCCCACCCATTACTGACCATACTACCCCACTCTCTGGCAATAAAAGCATTAAGTGTCAGACTGTTACGGCCAAACTCTTTCTCAAACAAAAGACCTACTGTCGCTTCATAAGCCGATTCTTTATGACGTTTTTCATATTCAAACAACAGCCCCCAATCAGCCCAGTATCGCCCTTGTTCAACAAGCTGCCAGCGTACCTCAGCTTCATATCCCGCCATATCGAAATTATCATCCGGATCTCGTTCACCAATTGCATAGCCTTCAACAGTCATGGTTTCCGTCAAACTCCAGCCTAATCCCAAGCGCTGCGCCAGTACATTCCCAGTATCATTTTGTCGGGATAATAAACGCCATTCGACTTCACGTTCCAGAGGCAGCACGTAAGGGTGATATACTTTATCAACGACCATATCGTCTGCCTTAACATGGCCTGACTTGACCACAAGCCCGGCAAGGCATCCAATCATAATGGCCTTTAGCATCATATTATGCTTCACTGCCCTGCCTCCAGTTATAAACAAACCAAAAAACTCCCGTTCCCGCTGCCAAAGCCAATATCGACCACAAACTTGGCGTGGCTTCATAGCCAAATAGTACTTTCAGGATCCGACCTCCAACACTGTATTCATCCACCCAAGTTCGCATATCCAACAACGCTGTATAAGCCGGGATGATATCGATCTGGGCAGCCAAATCACTGGCGAATACCAATTTACTGGCGCTGTGTAAGGCGACAAACACAGTCACCAGTAACAACATTTTTCGCGTCGCCCAGAGTAAAGAAAAATACAACAATACTGCGAAACTGGCGCATATACTGACCCCCAAAACAGTACCCAGCATTAACGCAAAGGCTTCATCCATCTGCCAGTAGCCATTAAAATAAGTCAGGAAGTTACTTAAGTATAAAGTGAGTGCAGCAGCCAGGCTCATCACCCTGGCGCAAGCAAGATCAAAGATATAATGGCCTGCTAAACCAACAAATAACGTTATCAGCATAAAAATCTGAATCAGCTCCAGCCCACGATAATCCCACCACACTGAAATATCTGCAGCCAGAATCAATAAGGCCATACAACCCAAGCCCCCTAGTAAGGTACCCAAAGCGCCTTGTTTTACCGATAAAACGTTTTTCCCGGTTGCACAAAGCAGTACGCAAACCACGGCTACAGGCAAACATTGGTTCAATGTGATCACCACAGAATTAAGGAGCATTGCTATCCTCCTTCGCGATAACTATGCCTCTCGCCGTATTAGGAGCAAATTCACCGAAGAAACTATACTCACCTGGTTCAAGCGGCCCGATGTAGATGACACTTTTTCTGCCTGGAAATAGTACTTTCTCCCGATTAAGATCAAAGCTATCAAATTCCTCTGCTGCGGGGTCTTGATTCTCAATTACCAGGCGGATCTTTTTTCTTGCTGGTACAACAATTGATTGAGGGCTAAAGAGGTGGTTTTTAAGCACAATGCTACGAGTTTCCAATGCAAATGTTGGAGCACACACCATGCACAGTGCCAGTGCCAAATGCGTGTTATTCATTTTGTGCTCCTTTAAACGCCAGAGAGACCTTCAAACCACCTAATTCAGAGTCTGACAATGTCAGTGTGGCATCGTAAATCTCACAGATCTGCCTTACGATCGCCATCCCTAATCCTGCGCCCTTTTCTCCGCTTGGGTGTGAATCGCCTCCAACCCGATAAAAACGGTCAAATACACGGTCAATTTGGGCCTGAGTCATGCCTGGACCCGAATCTTGTATTTGCCATAAAACTTGGTGTGCATTGCGCGTGATATCAATGCGGATCTCTCCTTGCGGGGGTGTATATTTGATGGCATTGCTCAAAAGATTACCAAGTAAAGTTGAAAGGGTGAACTGACAGCCCAAAATGGAATGCGGCTCAGAGTGCAAACTGATCAGCTGCGCTTTATCAGCAATTTTATCATACATTTGTGCCACCAATTGCTGAGTCACGGCTTCTGTATCAATAGGGTCAAATTGCCTGCGCCATACCTGAGGTTCAGTTCGCGCCAGTGTCAGCATCTGCTCAACAATATGATTGAGCTGCTCTGCACTTTGCGTTATCCCCTTTAGACTGCTTTTAGTGGGACCTCCTGCCAGATTATGTAAATGAATCTTGAGTGCTGCAATGGGCGTTTTTAACTCATGTGCGGCATCAGAGGCAAAATATCTTTCCCGTAAATAAGCAGCTTCAACTTTAGCAAATAGCGCATTCATCATCGCTATCACTGGGGCCACTTCCCGATCCTGACTAAACGTATTTAATGCAGTAAAATCATCGGCTCGCCGTACCTTTAGTTCTGATGATAATTGAGTTAAAGGCCGGAGCGCACGATAGATATACCAAGCTATGAATACAGCCAGTATAGGCATGATGATCACCAACGGCATCATGGCCGACAGCACCAGACTTTCAGCCAGAGAAAAACGTTTATTTACGGGCTCGGCCACCAATACCACACGCTCTCTTCGCTCTATGACATAAGTACGTAGTCGCATCGCAGCAATATTCTGTGTTTGCCAACCTGATGAAAGGTCAACTCGAGACTCAGTATTACTAAGCCGCTCGCTTGCAGCAAGCAGCACGCCATGCTGCCAAATTTGAAAATAAATCTCCTGAGTGGGAATTGTCTGTGTGAGCTCTGTTTCCAAGAGTAACGTCGCCATTTCTCTAAGCTGTTCATCAAGTTGCTGTTCTGCTTTTTCCATACTGGCTTGATAGCCACTCAACAGCGCCCAGAAAGTTGACAGGATCAGACAGGAGACCAATATCAAAGTTAGCTTGCGATTAATGGAAATAGGCCGATGAACAGGGTGTAACGACACTCAACTACCCACTACATAACCGATACCTCGTAGCGTTTTAATAAACCCACTTGGTAGTTTTTTGCGCAAATGATGAATATGTACTTCTATGGCATTTGAGCCAAGTTCTTCGCCCCAATGATACAACTTGTCTTCCAACTGGCTCTTAGCCAAAACCCGTCCCTTGTTTTCCATTAGAGCTTTTAGCAACATGTATTCCTTGCGTGGTAGCTGCAAGGTTTGTTGTTCAAATTCAACATGGTGACTAGCAAGGTCAAGGGTAACCTGATCACAACTCAAACGACTGTCCTGCTGTTTTCCAAATCGTCTGGCAACAACTCTTAATCTGGCAAATAACTCTAGTGGCTCAAAAGGCTTTGCAAGATAATCATCAGCACCATGATCTAACCCAGCCACTTTATCGTCTAATTCATCCCGGGCAGTCAGGATCAATACACCTACCTGCTCTTTATGTTGTTTGAGTGCTTTAAGAACACTCAAACCATCATCATCAGGCAACCCCAAGTCGAGCACTACTAACTCGGGCAACACCACTTCAATTGATGCCAATGCGCCAGCGCAGCTGTCAACATGTTCGACAGCATACCCTTCTTTCTTCAGTGACTGGACGAGACCCTGTGCAAGCAGGGCATCATCTTCAACTAATAATAATCTCATTTTTTGCGCTTTAACTTTTTCTCGACGAGCGCTAATAGCTCGATCACTTCTGCCTGACGGTATAGATCCGCGTTTTCACGGCCAGGACGTTTCGGCGCAGCTTGCGCCCTCTGTAAGTGTAACAGAGCAGTGCTGTATTCGCGCTCATCATATAGGAATTGGGCATAAAAGTAATTGATATCCAAGCCGTATGGATTAATTGCTAATGACTGCTCAAACAATTCACGTGCTTTGCTGTCATCCCCAAACCCTATCGGCCACCCTGGCACCTGACTGTATAGGGTACCCAGGCTAGTCAGTGCAGAACCACTCAGCGCCTCACGGTCAATCGCTATCGCTTGTTCGAATTCGACTTTAGCTTGCTTCGCCAGCCCCAGCGCTCCCAACCCCCCTTTTGCGCCCGCATAACTGGACTGAATAATGCCATGCCAAATATGGCTTTCTGCATCATCCGGATAACTTGTCACAACCTTTTGACTGTCTTTGATCAGAGCTTTAAATGCTTTTTCCTGCGCATCATCTTTAAGCTCATAATTAACTTTAGCCCAACTCTGTTGCAACAGCGCTATGTCGTCTGCAAGCGCGGCATGGCTTTTAGCACAGAAAAATAGAGCCACAGAAGCACCGAGTGCGATAAAAGTCGATTTCATAAAGAGTCCTCCAAACGTGAAGAGAATTTTGCGGATTGTGCCGCGAAATGCGCGCGGATAGTCGACCGCTGTTTAAGAATACTGCCATCCACAAGTTCAGGCACAAAGCCATTGAGCCTGGCAAAAAACTTCTCAGGAAACCCAATCCCTTTGCGTTTAGCTTTGCTCTTCAGCAACGCCATAAACTCATCCGCAACAACCTGAGGACAATCCATTCTGTTACCAAGCTTTTTGTTCAATAAACGTACTGACTCGTCATTGATCGCGGTATCCGCAGCGCGTGGAGACAAGTACTTCACTGCAATTCGTCCATCCAATTCTCGAGACAAAGCCTCACTGAAACCACGTAATCCAAACTTGCTGGCACAATAAACACTCTGATAAGGAAACCCAATGGCACCCAACGCTGAGCCAATGTTTATCACTGTTCCTCGATTTGCCTCCAGTTGATCTAGCATCGCGTGCGTCAAACATGCAGGTGAAACCAAATTCACCTGTAGCTGCCGTGTTAATTCAGCCTGACTCATATCTTCAAAGGCAACCATCCGATTCACACCTGCATTGTTAACCAGCAGACTGGCATTGCCCATTAGAGCTGCCTGATGAGCAACTTGACAGGCACCTTCAGCATCATTCAAATCTACAGCAATGGCCTGATGCTCCGACCCAAGTTGCGCGACCATCGCCTGTAATGGCGCTTTTTGACGTGCAACCAAAAGCAAGCGCCAGCCATCTTTAAGCAGACGGTGTGCAAACACTCGCCCCAGCCCACCCGTGGCGCCTGTGAGTACCGCTAATTTTTGAGATGTCATTAGCTTGCCTCCTTTACGAAAGACCCGACCTGAGTGTCAATAGCGTGAAAAATGGCGCCATACAGGCAATAAAATCGCTTTGCAGCATGAATAATCATTTGCTGTTCTTGTGGATCCTCTATGCGATTCATTAACCCTGCAAAGAAGTCGATATGTTCTAGGTCCAACGCACCGTGGGAAGTCAAATAACTAAAGGCTTTTTGAGGCAACCCCAGTTTGTTGCGGATTTGTGTTGCGGCTTTATCAGCCAACATGATTGAGGTACCTTCCAGCACATTGACCATCCCGAAAAAGCTTAATGGCGATATACGCTGGATGCTGTCGTAGGCATAACTCACCATCATTTCTGTTGCAAACCCCGGCTGACTATGACGAACGGCTTCTTTGTCGAATCCACATGCCGCAATATCATTTAAGATCCACTCCTGATGACCCAGTTCCTCCTCGATATAGTGTGCAATAGCTTCTCGTAACCACTCCTTATCGTCACCCAATTGAGCTCCGCACGCCATCAAAAGTGGTACAGTGTGTTTAACGTGGTGATAAGCCTGCTCCAGGAATCCAACATACTGCTCAATGCAGATCTCACTTTCAAATACCGCTTTAAAAATCGGAGCGCTCAGTAAATATTCACGTTCAATTTGCGTTGCGCTCTGTAATGTCTCATAAAAATTACTCATGTACTTTTCTCCAATATCATCTTTGGCTGTTACGCCTGCAGCTCTGCGTTATCGCAGTAGAGCGCGGTTAATTCAGTGCGATAGTAACGTGCGATCACGTCACGTTTCGGCCGACCATTTGATGTCAGTAATTCATTACTTGTCGATAAGGGTTGAGCCAACCTGTGCCAGGTTCCGATCCTGGCGTAGTCAGGTAGTTGACTGTTTATTAAAGAGATGTGTTTTTCCAGTTGATCATCACTGAGCTGAGAGGCGGCATAAATCAAGGCCACAAGGTGCGTTTTCGCATCACCAAAAACCACAACCTGAGCCACTCCCGGTTGACTAAGTAGTAGCGCTTCTGGCCACTCCGGTGAAACATTTCGCCCAGAGCTGAGAATAAGTTGATTTTTAAGCCGCCCATAGATATCCAGTCCACTCTCTGTTTGCCTGACCAGGTCACCGGTTGCCAGCCAATGTTCAGGAGAATGTTCAGGTCCATTCAGATACCCTAAGTACAGGGGCCCTCTGAGGAAAAGCTGGCCTTGCACTATCTTGTATTCAAGATGAGGGAGGACGTCTCCCACGCCCTCAGATTGTGGCGCAACTTTACTCAATGCAACGACGGAGCCAGCTTCGGATAAACCATACCCCTGAAAGACTGGTAAACCGCTATTCCTGGCCTTAACGAGCAAGCTTTCATCGACCCGCGCTCCGCCAACTGCTATAAATACTAAACTCTCAGGAGCCTGCCACCCAGCTGAGCAGGCCGCTACGAGCAACTGCAACAACTCGGGCACCAAAATCAAAGTGTGTGGCTCGAATTGGCTAATACACATCAAA carries:
- a CDS encoding M4 family metallopeptidase; the encoded protein is MPINKVPMVAFLCCFSCLSYADTQWVDKHTLLNQQHLWQEIEEVLQAQVRVEPFALKTGPAEKGLTYQHVKTIGTAKRFEHYQVLYRDKPVIDGQFVLVRNSAGQILQGLGAALRVKEVKKALDGQYFHSSLLEIRQRLLADPSITPETQFQDFGRAYMVWQGRLIGVFQVTATSKKGIHRLTISADTLSVLQSEQGVDHFSDEGRYVAAGGIGGNEKMGAICYSPQPATMEACLGYQYDETTSASTELLFNDVSDTDSPLIFAEFSGYPFVVRKEGGSCFLENPYVQTINFLIHQTEPYEFDCNGKPESFERTKVDEAYYHLFSYSPENEAHFYGGLTMQFFHKQLNELFPEQNVHCVENGYCLQTLKQRVHQNSLGMTQAYWDGTYTNFGNGDSYLNYSLTTLSVIAHEAAHAVTHWNSRLDSQGESGAFNEAFSDITGLAVLDYLQRSVGGSFSQSEPFLKQVLDGTGYPQTDKKWWLGWDVKSHDIGQRYFALPSLDGRSIDHLIMYRANMSHYDLGGIFRKVFYELVKTFGWTIEEAFKLYLKANVSCLPAHASLDDASVCLMLVADSDVVSKSRQEAQKNVDEALHLVGLVAQTSEISNLAVMTVPQYDEFGYQIDTLPINEIESIAVDWGNGSTERWERNSSDAIYPFLQRAHDVEPDLLTRFKLKVVKTDNKELLAYRDYYSRPLGVICPPWFGGERLDMMNKVLINHQSLSLLPESYQEVLDQPLSLYLKQKNIIELGVNAVGHQAIVMLDTNRNGVFEEREVYRKEVVTDSGQVAFTLPEGFQPGKTMMRVVVGGRYSFLFSCGGISEGQVLDVKVNFSGTDEMLPTDYGFEIHSGNKVKFINSLVQSNIQSSEDFEQSLCGNGLEHSLLSNAISHSFGTQTCFEAISEMSSRIYTYIEPLGLSAYQAKSITTQTCMVLHPT
- a CDS encoding DUF4240 domain-containing protein, which gives rise to MDQTQFWQLIAIDNQTKGKAAQLKARLETLSDTDVADFDSHYSKQLRRLWHWDIWGAAYVICGCNSEYDFLDFCNWLLTQGEELVDQVLAQPDSLANIDDMPLRDNLPYPYCDELDLTAGLLYEQKTEQELPYHNTVNYAPQGKQFKNKPKVLKQTYPQLFAKYWQG
- a CDS encoding cold-shock protein; amino-acid sequence: MSNTLTGTVKWFNESKGFGFIAQENGPDVFAHFSAIKGDGFRTLAEGERVEFKLTQGQKGPQAEEIVKL
- a CDS encoding GAF domain-containing sensor histidine kinase; its protein translation is MNTNTLSDQLVMQWNELLSRVAELLEVPVALIMKLNGPHLSVFNKSLNKENPYEIGDSECWERSGLYCETVIKAESELCVPNALADPVWDHNPDIKLNMIAYLGLPIKNVDDSVFGTVCVLDSKENTFGTMARAMLSSLKHLFELQLRMLSQQKEHDHKEAFKEQALMTMGLAHELNTPLGVSVTSASMLSESAEQLSRLLQQNPVLLPEVQKQAACIHQAADLLSRNLHHIDDKIDRLKQSIVQGHDGVTRVCRITDVFKSLESVWESSLAMHNVVLNIDVEQSADVLLYLKPASLIEALNHLITNAIEHAFSGGDRPTITIAVKVKQAELKLRFSDNGVGVKLVHPEDIFAPFYSTKKQVAGSGLGLAHVKRIAMNDLGGTVYVNCNQSGLCIMLRFPVTHAQSEPIED
- a CDS encoding iron transporter; translated protein: MLLNSVVITLNQCLPVAVVCVLLCATGKNVLSVKQGALGTLLGGLGCMALLILAADISVWWDYRGLELIQIFMLITLFVGLAGHYIFDLACARVMSLAAALTLYLSNFLTYFNGYWQMDEAFALMLGTVLGVSICASFAVLLYFSLLWATRKMLLLVTVFVALHSASKLVFASDLAAQIDIIPAYTALLDMRTWVDEYSVGGRILKVLFGYEATPSLWSILALAAGTGVFWFVYNWRQGSEA
- a CDS encoding cupredoxin domain-containing protein translates to MVCAPTFALETRSIVLKNHLFSPQSIVVPARKKIRLVIENQDPAAEEFDSFDLNREKVLFPGRKSVIYIGPLEPGEYSFFGEFAPNTARGIVIAKEDSNAP